In one Palaemon carinicauda isolate YSFRI2023 chromosome 25, ASM3689809v2, whole genome shotgun sequence genomic region, the following are encoded:
- the LOC137618926 gene encoding uncharacterized protein PF3D7_1120000-like, giving the protein MQKGNRKRNENGSRDRPTEKNKKISFKIINIQGLTKQKYMEMESLLNDSFDINIVVLTETQQKIDKINISDGTIKKESMRDFKDKKGGGLMVIYKDDKDIEMEKVNSKNLDILDVKGNILKKKVRLIVVYMDCGGDREGKERNIEIRAELEKKIEEVEEDQALIIMGDFNGHLGFLGYQEENENGKKILEIINNKNLILLNVDEKCKGAYTWERGDQRSAIDLVLVNKEMYEYFDEMNIDEEKDEVDISDHNLTEVEVSVKATIENYKKGFWKESMYYKTDEESLREYREELKNNLESREITRMDEFDKVVEEAAKRKLQAKYRRRTTGEEKAKIEPDWITNEIREEIKKRKKLNREKRCLTGAERERAFLLYKQQKERTQLTEDKVKKILRKLKNKKAAGPDELKPELYKTIANDSKCLEIITKCLQNETKEKNKPEKWKK; this is encoded by the exons ATGCAAAAGGggaacagaaaaaggaatgaaaacGGATCACGCGACAGACCAacggaaaagaataagaaaattagcttcaaaattataaatatacaagGACTAACAAAGCAAAAATACATGGAAATGGAAAGTCTCCTAAACGATAGCTTTGACATCAACATAGTAGTGCTAACTGAAACACAACAAAAAATAGATAAGATTAATATAAGTGATGGTACAATTAAGAAGGAGAGTATGAGGGACTTTAAGGATAAAAAAGGAGGGGGGTTAATGGTGATATACAAAGACGACAaggatatagaaatggaaaaagttAATTCGAAGAACTTAGATATATTGGATGTAAAAGGGAATATCCTTAAAAAGAAAGTGAGACTTATTGTAGTATATATGGATTGTGGCGGGGATAGGGAAGGTAAAGAGAGAAACATAGAGATACGAGCAGAGctagagaaaaaaatagaggaagtaGAGGAAGATCAAGCACTAATTATAATGGGAGATTTTAATGGTCATCTAGGCTTCTTGGGATACCAAGAggagaatgaaaatggaaagaaaatactcgagataataaacaataaaaaccttatATTATTAAATGTAGATGAGAAATGCAAAGGAGCATATACATGGGAGAGAGGTGATCAAAGGAGTGCCATAGACCTGGTGTTGgtaaataaagaaatgtatgaatACTTCGATGAGATGAACATAGATGAGGAAAAAGATGAAGTAGATATATCTGACCATAATCTGACTGAGGTAGAGGTCAGCGTAAAAGCGACGATAGAAAACTACAAAAAAGGATTTTGGAAAGAAAGTATGTATTACAAAACAGACGAAGAAAGTCTTAGGGAATACagggaagaattaaaaaataatctaGAGAGCAGAGAAATCACAAGGATGGATGAATTTGATAAAGTTGTAGAAGAAGCAGCAAAAAGAAAGCTACAAGCAAAGTACAGACGGAGAACAACTGGAGAAGAGAAAGCAAAGATAGAACCAGATTGGATAACCAATGAAatcagagaggaaataaaaaagagaaaaaaacttaacAGAGAAAAACGATGCCTGACAGGAGCAGAAAGGGAAAGAGCATTTcttctgtataaacaacaaaaagagagaacgcag TTAACAGAGGATaaagttaagaaaattttaagaaaattgaaaaataaaaaggcagcaggtccagatgaactgaaaccagaattatataaaactatagctAATGACAGCAAATGTCTGGAAATCATTACAAAGTGCCTTCAAAATGAAACGAAGGAGAAGAACAAGCCCGAAAAGTGGAAAAAGTAA